The following coding sequences are from one Sphingobium sp. RAC03 window:
- the istB gene encoding IS21-like element helper ATPase IstB: MNSLLPDPTASLLDRIKISMVGLKMPRAIEVVDSCVSRLDRGEITGLELVEQLLLEELTFREDRRIRTALRMGRLNTVKTLTGYDFSFQPSLDKARILSLAELNFVARCEVVHLLGPPGTGKSHLASALGLEAVKAGKSVSFITLADLIGALAKAEREGSLRERIRFYCRPSLLIVDEIGYLPVIPGGGNLFFQLVNARYEKGAMILTSNRGFAEWGEIFGSPVVATALLDRLLHHAIVIQIDGSSYRLRRHADLLPEHVRSTARITPPAPTEARRRGRPPKDGGVPMPGS; this comes from the coding sequence ATGAACTCGCTTCTTCCCGATCCGACAGCGTCGCTGCTTGATCGCATCAAGATCAGTATGGTCGGCCTCAAAATGCCCCGCGCCATCGAGGTGGTCGATAGCTGCGTCTCCCGCCTCGATCGCGGCGAGATCACCGGGCTGGAGCTGGTCGAACAACTACTGCTCGAGGAGTTGACGTTCCGCGAGGATCGGCGGATCCGAACCGCGCTGCGCATGGGCCGGCTCAATACTGTCAAAACCCTCACCGGATACGACTTCTCGTTCCAGCCCTCGCTCGACAAAGCCCGCATCCTGTCGCTGGCCGAACTGAACTTCGTTGCGCGCTGCGAGGTTGTTCACCTGCTGGGGCCGCCCGGCACCGGCAAGAGCCACCTTGCCAGCGCACTCGGTCTGGAAGCCGTCAAAGCCGGCAAAAGCGTCTCGTTCATCACGCTTGCGGACTTGATCGGTGCGCTTGCCAAGGCCGAACGGGAGGGCTCGCTGCGCGAGAGGATCCGCTTCTACTGCAGGCCATCTTTGCTGATCGTCGACGAGATCGGTTACCTCCCGGTCATACCCGGTGGTGGCAATCTGTTCTTCCAGCTGGTCAATGCGCGCTATGAAAAAGGGGCGATGATCCTCACCTCGAACCGAGGCTTTGCCGAATGGGGTGAAATCTTCGGCAGCCCCGTCGTCGCCACCGCGCTGCTCGACCGCCTGTTGCATCACGCCATCGTCATCCAGATCGATGGCTCGAGTTATCGCCTCAGGCGACATGCAGACCTACTACCCGAGCATGTGCGCTCGACCGCCCGGATCACGCCGCCGGCGCCGACAGAAGCTCGTCGCCGCGGGCGACCGCCAAAAGATGGAGGTGTACCGATGCCCGGCTCCTGA
- the istA gene encoding IS21 family transposase: MKKLGDLIMILDLHRQGLKVAVIARQVGIDRKTVRKYIAQGIEVPTYGPRQPRERLLDPWMDYLRSRLDAYPGLSARRLLREICERGYTGGYSTVRDTVRALRPAGGGSPFAVRFETPPGQQAQVDFAQFRVRFTSAPDSVQIVWLFSMVLGFSRLIWGRFAQRQTMQTVLACHRAAFEAIGGVPREILYDRMKTAVLGEDEDGRVVYNRTLGEFARHYGFLPKACRAYRPETKGKVERPFRYIREDFFLGGTFRDLDDLNLQFGNWLGNVANPRVHASTGRVVNEAFAQEQPTLQLLPLIPFGAVLKLERRISHEGMVSVGGNYYSVPDATRRRVVEVHSLADEIHIFEDNRLIARHPLLEGRRQRSLLEGHRRQYRPKDENPVPHGFTGELVTRRSLDFYAAVGQQLAASGAAA; the protein is encoded by the coding sequence ATGAAGAAGCTTGGAGATCTGATAATGATCCTGGATTTACATCGCCAAGGTCTGAAGGTGGCCGTTATCGCCCGCCAGGTCGGGATCGACCGCAAGACCGTCCGTAAATATATAGCGCAAGGCATCGAAGTGCCGACGTATGGACCCAGGCAGCCACGCGAGCGCTTGCTTGACCCTTGGATGGACTATCTGAGGTCTAGGCTTGATGCCTATCCGGGTTTGAGCGCGCGGCGCCTTTTGCGCGAGATTTGCGAGCGTGGTTACACCGGCGGCTACAGCACCGTACGCGATACGGTGCGCGCATTGCGACCGGCAGGCGGCGGCAGCCCCTTCGCCGTGCGCTTCGAGACGCCACCCGGGCAACAGGCACAGGTCGATTTTGCTCAGTTCCGGGTGCGATTTACCAGCGCGCCGGACAGCGTCCAGATCGTGTGGTTGTTCTCGATGGTGCTGGGCTTCTCCCGGCTGATCTGGGGGCGCTTCGCCCAGCGTCAAACGATGCAGACCGTATTGGCGTGCCACAGAGCCGCGTTCGAGGCGATCGGCGGCGTGCCGCGCGAAATCCTCTACGATCGCATGAAGACGGCCGTTCTGGGCGAGGATGAGGATGGTCGCGTCGTTTACAACCGGACGCTCGGCGAGTTCGCTCGCCATTATGGCTTTCTGCCAAAAGCCTGCCGCGCCTATCGGCCCGAAACCAAAGGCAAGGTCGAGCGGCCGTTCCGCTACATCCGTGAAGACTTCTTCCTGGGCGGCACATTCCGCGATCTCGATGATCTCAACCTCCAGTTCGGGAACTGGCTTGGCAATGTCGCCAACCCGCGTGTTCACGCCTCCACCGGGCGGGTTGTCAACGAAGCGTTCGCACAGGAGCAGCCGACACTGCAGCTCTTGCCGCTGATTCCGTTCGGCGCGGTCCTCAAGCTCGAACGGAGGATCAGTCATGAAGGCATGGTGAGCGTCGGCGGCAATTATTACTCGGTGCCCGACGCGACCCGGCGGCGCGTGGTCGAGGTTCATAGCCTGGCGGACGAAATCCATATCTTCGAAGACAATCGGCTGATCGCACGACATCCGCTGCTCGAGGGGCGGCGGCAGCGCTCGCTGCTGGAAGGCCACCGGCGCCAATATCGGCCTAAAGATGAAAACCCGGTGCCCCATGGCTTTACTGGCGAACTGGTCACACGCCGTTCGCTCGACTTCTACGCTGCCGTTGGTCAGCAACTGGCGGCATCGGGAGCGGCAGCATGA
- a CDS encoding putative bifunctional diguanylate cyclase/phosphodiesterase — translation MTTDETGSIHHDPSQYRYKQMLANSATAAVCAGADNLIVSWNTAAEELFGHLAEHAIGQPLSLIIPPRLRAAHDAGLARAVQAGRARLAGHSVDILALHADGSEIPVDLSLSMWFEDGKPMFGALLRDIADRHSAKQRLEHLAHCDTLTSLPNRNALQERLAAEITRAPCALMLMDLDGFKHVNDTLGHSVGDQLLTAVACRLTATVGAIGFVARLGGDEFAILLSNCADPLVLDELATRIFQTLQRPFQLAEQSIYVGTSIGIALSPSDSSNVELLLSCADLALYSAKSDGGGARRFFQRAMQNNSEQRHRLGSELRRALAKDEFELWYQPQMCLTTGSLSGVEALIRWRHPDHGLLTPAAFIEVLEDSPIAEDVGDWVVEQACAATAQWKRAGLRSLRIGINLFAAQLRSDRLFEVVSTALQRHQLSPDQLELEITETTVLRHNTQSTKALRDLSLLGVGVAFDDFGTGFASLSLLQKYPLTRLKIDRSFIAHIDRKAGDSAIVKAIVIMAAGLGLKVIAEGVETEKQEKALLDLGCHEAQGYLYGRPMLASEIADNYLHRCTFAQNTSIVSTG, via the coding sequence GTGACCACGGACGAAACTGGATCGATCCATCACGATCCGTCTCAGTATCGTTATAAGCAGATGCTTGCCAACTCTGCGACCGCCGCAGTGTGTGCGGGGGCTGACAATCTAATCGTATCTTGGAACACAGCCGCTGAAGAGCTTTTCGGGCATCTTGCGGAGCACGCGATCGGTCAGCCGCTCTCGCTAATCATCCCTCCCAGGCTTCGGGCCGCGCATGATGCGGGCCTAGCCCGAGCGGTTCAGGCTGGCCGCGCGCGTTTAGCCGGGCATTCCGTCGACATTCTGGCGTTGCATGCAGATGGAAGCGAGATTCCGGTCGATTTATCCCTCTCTATGTGGTTCGAGGACGGTAAGCCGATGTTTGGCGCTCTGCTGCGCGACATTGCTGACCGGCATTCGGCGAAGCAACGGCTCGAGCACCTCGCGCACTGCGATACCCTCACGTCGCTGCCCAACCGGAACGCACTGCAGGAACGCCTCGCGGCCGAGATTACAAGGGCTCCTTGTGCGCTGATGCTAATGGACCTCGACGGGTTCAAGCATGTGAACGACACTCTTGGACACTCCGTCGGCGACCAGCTTTTAACAGCCGTGGCATGCCGGCTGACTGCAACCGTTGGCGCCATCGGGTTTGTCGCACGTCTGGGCGGCGACGAGTTTGCAATCCTGCTTTCAAACTGCGCCGATCCGCTCGTACTGGACGAACTGGCAACCCGAATTTTCCAAACCTTGCAGCGCCCCTTTCAGCTAGCCGAACAATCGATCTACGTAGGGACAAGCATCGGTATCGCGTTGTCGCCTAGTGATTCTTCGAATGTGGAGTTGCTCCTCTCTTGCGCTGATCTCGCCCTCTACAGCGCAAAAAGCGACGGAGGTGGCGCGCGGAGGTTTTTCCAGCGTGCGATGCAGAACAATTCCGAACAGAGACATCGCTTGGGCTCGGAACTTCGGAGGGCGCTAGCCAAGGATGAGTTTGAACTCTGGTACCAACCTCAAATGTGCCTGACCACTGGTTCGTTGTCCGGAGTCGAGGCGCTTATTCGATGGCGCCATCCCGATCACGGCCTGCTTACTCCAGCCGCCTTCATAGAGGTGCTTGAAGACAGCCCGATAGCAGAAGATGTGGGCGACTGGGTTGTTGAGCAGGCATGCGCAGCAACGGCCCAGTGGAAGCGAGCAGGCTTACGATCGTTGCGCATCGGGATCAATCTTTTCGCAGCCCAGCTTCGGTCAGATCGGTTATTTGAAGTCGTATCGACGGCATTGCAGAGACATCAACTATCGCCCGATCAATTAGAGCTGGAAATCACGGAGACAACCGTCTTACGGCATAACACTCAGTCTACCAAAGCGCTGAGGGATCTCAGCTTGCTAGGCGTAGGCGTAGCCTTCGACGACTTCGGCACCGGTTTTGCGTCGCTAAGCTTATTGCAAAAATATCCTCTGACCCGTCTGAAAATCGACCGCAGTTTCATTGCGCACATCGATCGCAAAGCTGGTGACTCAGCTATCGTCAAGGCAATTGTCATCATGGCGGCGGGCCTGGGACTCAAAGTGATTGCTGAAGGTGTTGAGACGGAAAAGCAAGAAAAGGCGCTACTCGATCTCGGCTGTCACGAAGCACAGGGATACTTATACGGGCGCCCAATGCTGGCTTCTGAAATTGCAGACAATTACCTTCATCGCTGTACTTTCGCTCAGAACACCAGCATTGTGTCAACGGGCTGA
- a CDS encoding PQQ-dependent sugar dehydrogenase — protein sequence MSRYLMTLPLILAAGLAHAQVSGPSIGARPTLPAPYSTKSVVNTPNTTLFHDDVRVKAADGLAVNVFAEGLDSPRNVVVLPNGDVLVAEATTERKSNDPGYRAVGRNRILLLRDTDGDGRADVSQTLIGGLSQPYGMQLIGDKLYIANANGVFWTPYTLGTTRIADDAPRTWITRFDPTGYNNHWTRNLLASRDGRTLFIAVGSASNAGEFGIAKEARRAAILAIDLASGRERIFADGIRNPVGMAFEPRTGRLWASVNERDELGDDLVPDYIVGVKEGGFYGWPYSYWGKNPDPRLKGQRPDLVAKAITPDFAVGAHASALGISFGADTKLPARFRDGAFVARHGSWNRSTLLGYDVVFVPFRNGKAVGPMQPILTGFTDGPGHVHGRPRALATARDGSVLIVDDKGGTIWRIAAASPQEMNQKSHASLP from the coding sequence ATGTCGCGTTATCTGATGACCCTGCCTCTGATCCTTGCTGCCGGGCTGGCTCACGCCCAGGTCAGCGGCCCGAGCATCGGGGCGCGGCCGACATTGCCTGCGCCGTACAGCACGAAATCGGTCGTCAACACGCCGAACACGACGCTGTTCCACGACGATGTTCGCGTGAAGGCGGCCGACGGCCTTGCCGTTAACGTTTTTGCGGAAGGGCTGGATTCGCCGCGCAACGTCGTGGTGCTGCCGAACGGCGACGTGCTGGTCGCCGAGGCGACGACCGAGCGCAAAAGCAACGATCCAGGCTATCGCGCGGTCGGGCGCAACCGCATCCTGCTGTTGCGCGACACGGATGGTGATGGGCGCGCCGACGTGAGCCAAACGCTGATAGGCGGCCTCAGCCAGCCCTATGGGATGCAGCTGATCGGGGACAAGCTCTACATCGCCAACGCAAATGGCGTATTTTGGACGCCGTATACGCTCGGGACCACGCGTATTGCCGACGATGCGCCGCGCACCTGGATCACCCGCTTCGATCCGACCGGCTACAATAATCATTGGACGCGAAATCTGCTGGCCAGCCGCGACGGGCGCACCTTGTTCATTGCAGTCGGATCAGCGAGCAACGCGGGCGAGTTCGGCATCGCCAAGGAAGCCCGCCGCGCCGCTATCCTGGCGATCGATCTGGCAAGCGGGCGGGAGCGCATTTTTGCCGATGGCATACGCAATCCGGTGGGCATGGCGTTTGAACCCCGGACCGGGCGGCTATGGGCATCCGTCAATGAGCGCGATGAGTTGGGCGACGATCTGGTCCCCGACTATATCGTTGGCGTGAAGGAAGGTGGCTTCTATGGTTGGCCCTACAGCTATTGGGGCAAGAACCCCGATCCGCGACTGAAAGGGCAGCGGCCCGACCTGGTAGCGAAGGCTATTACGCCCGATTTTGCCGTTGGTGCCCATGCTTCTGCGCTCGGTATTTCGTTCGGGGCGGACACGAAGCTGCCCGCGCGGTTCAGGGACGGCGCTTTTGTCGCGCGACACGGTTCATGGAACCGTTCGACCCTGCTCGGCTATGACGTAGTGTTCGTTCCGTTCCGGAACGGGAAGGCAGTCGGCCCGATGCAGCCGATACTAACCGGCTTCACTGACGGGCCCGGGCATGTCCACGGTCGCCCCCGCGCGTTAGCGACCGCGCGGGACGGGTCAGTGCTGATCGTCGATGACAAAGGCGGAACGATCTGGCGCATAGCCGCTGCCAGCCCCCAAGAAATGAATCAGAAATCGCACGCAAGCCTTCCGTGA